Genomic segment of Panicum virgatum strain AP13 chromosome 2K, P.virgatum_v5, whole genome shotgun sequence:
CACTTAATCCGATCCTGGGGTTAAAGCAGCGCGCAtgaatctttttcttcttcttctttttttttttgaaaggagcGTGCATGAATCTTGGCCATAAGCTTTGGACCTGCACACTACTGTAGTTATCGCAACGGTGACGGTGACACCGATGCCTCGCCTAATTCGGGGTCGTGGTTCATGAACTTTGTGCCGGTGTTCGTGCGCTGTGCACGTGGATCAAGCTGGGCGTCTAAAGCTCGTTGGTTCGGTAAGAACGGCCAGAAATGTTTCACAGGAAGATTCCTGCATTGCATCAGGCAGCAAAAGTGATATTGTCATGGTTCAGTTGTCAGTTTCAACTTTCAAGTGGATACCGATActgtatttttttaattatcaggctcttttttttttgcaattggTCAAGATATACTGTGAAACTTAGGTATGCCTGATGAAGGACATGAAAAAGAGTCGAGGGAGAAGACAGAATAGAAAAGGAACAGCGAACCCATAACTACAGCACATGAGGTATAAGGTTGGGCTCTTATTGGGCTCAGGTGTTGGGCCTGGGGCGGGCACCTTAATGGGCTTTGGTCACGCGGCCCGTTTTATTACGGGCTTCAACGTGTTGACCGGCCCATTATAGAAATTTCAATTTGCGCCACTATATATAAGTAGCGGGTAGGGTTTTCGGCCATTTTTAGGTttccgtcccgccgccgccacttgtCACTCGCTCGctctccctcctcgccgccgcctcgcgccgtcCGTCGCCATGGGCCGCATGTACGGCCCCGGGAAGGGCATGTCCTCGTCGGTGCTGCCCTACGCTCGCTCCGCGCCCGGGTGGGTCAGGTCGtccgcggcggaggtggaggacgcGATCGTGCGCGCCGCCAAGAAGGGCCAGCTGCCGTCGCAGATCGGCACGCTGCTCCGCGACGCGCACGGCGTGCCGCTGTCCCACGGCGTCACGGGCCGCAAGATCCTGCGCGTGCTCAGGGCCCGCGGCCTCGCGCCGGAGGTGCCCGAGGACCTCTACTCCCTCATCAAGAAGGCCGTCGCGATCAGGAAGCACCTGGACAGGAACCGGACGGACGTGGAAGCCAAGTTCCGCCTCATCCTCGTCGAGAGCAGGGTCCACCGCCTCACCAGCTACTACCGCCGCGCCAAGAAAATCCCCGCCTCCTGGAAGTACGAGTCCATCACCGCGAGCGCTCTGGTGGCTTGAGTGACGGTTTCGTTTTGAGCTTCGTTGTTCCCTGTGAATTGATTACCTTAAACCTAAATTCAGTCATAGTAGTACCTTTTTGGGATGTAAGGTGTTAAACTTATCTACCTCACGCACCTAGGAAGAAGTATGTATCTTGAGAGTTTATGAAACTGGATCAGGTTTTAGTCCTTTGGGCTAGATTGTTCAAAATGGTTTGGAGTTGGGTTCGAAATTGAGCAGGTTGGTAATACTCTGTATGGACGTATGCTCATCGAATGTTTGGAATGAAGCAAGAAAATTGGTGGTATTCTGTTTGCAACCCTTTCTGCTCTGTTATGTTGATTGCACAATTGGCACATGGTACTTTGTTCATCTGTGACTTAATTAGTTAACTATTCTAATTGTTTGTGAAGGCTGGGCCACTGATAGCAGCATTGGTTGAGAAGCCTACAAGGAGATGTTGATACTTAGGTTATGTTGGTTTCCTTGTTTTGCCACTGCCCAATTTTGAGTTTTAGGTTTTGGTTCTACAAGCATTTACAGGTACATGGGGTGCTTCCACTGGAAAATTGGGATTTTTTTTATGGTCAACGGAGGGGGGGAGGACCCCCCACCTGAGTTTTTATATTGAACGGTGGCCCTTAACGGCCTGATAGGA
This window contains:
- the LOC120692399 gene encoding 40S ribosomal protein S13-1-like, which gives rise to MGRMYGPGKGMSSSVLPYARSAPGWVRSSAAEVEDAIVRAAKKGQLPSQIGTLLRDAHGVPLSHGVTGRKILRVLRARGLAPEVPEDLYSLIKKAVAIRKHLDRNRTDVEAKFRLILVESRVHRLTSYYRRAKKIPASWKYESITASALVA